TAAAAACCAATGAAAGCTAACATTTTGCTTAACTGCTGGATACTTGATATCGCATCAAAGACATCTCACTCCTATCGCAAAAAGATCGTAGCCTTGTTCCAACGGGCGATGTCAGTGTTTATCAcgattttcatttctttttctcaccACTTTGCAAATTGGGAGGGCAAACGCTAAGCTGAAGTGGCgagaaaagaatgaaaatctTGATAAACATTGAGATTGGGATAAGGCTAGCTACAATTCTTTTGTGATGGGTGAAATGTACTTAACCAAGTATCAAGTGGTTTAAGTGTTTCATGACTGCATCTAATGTCAATGTCTATCACGATTTCCATTTGTTCGTCACCATTTCGCTAATTGGGAGGCATCCCATGAGGCTGTTTGGCGAAGTTTTAGGACATAGGGATAGGGACTACATTCTTTTTGCAGTAGGTGAGACCTTCCTAACACGATGTGAAGTATCAGGCAATGGAGTGTTCAAAGACGTTAAGAAAAAGGTTAGTTTTTTATTGGTTTTCGAAGAGCAGTTCATTCATCGTTGGTGTGTTTGGATAAGGTTCATTCGtacaagggaaaaaaaaatcatttttcatAATCTTCTCCAACTTTCTATCTTTGGAGAAGAGTGGGGAAACTCAAAAAGTACTTACTGACTGCATCTAATGATGCCAACAGCACTTGCCCTGGAACCATGGCAAAGAAGGCTCTTCCTGCTTGGGATTTCATCACAGGACCCATCATTGATCCTGAAGCTACTCCAACCATGTCCAGCATGGATTTACTCAGCTTCTCTGTCATCTTTGACATTTTTCTTACCCTGAATCATTCGTTAAGAATAAGTCAACCCCGTGCCTATTCAATAACATTCTCGTTAAAGGATCGTAATATAAAAATTCActgatttttcctttttctattttagcagaagaaattacaaaacaaatacCAAAGTAGTGAGCCAAATTTTCTTAGGTTGCTGccaacatttgaaaatttttccaGCTAATTTTCAAGCTTAACTGATGTATTTTGACTCAATAGAGTTCATGGTATAACAGTtgtacataatttttttttttaaaacgaaCACAACAAATTGATCAAAATTCCTAACATGTCTTCTCTAAAATTGTTGGAAGAATAAAATTAAAGTTGTGAAAGCTAATTATGCAAATATActaaaaccaaataaaattaaagttgaGTCGAGGCATGATGTGGAACACTGTCTTGAGAGAAGACGTGTTTCACTTGCAGTATTTCGACACTCCATGATACAACTCCCTACAAGAATAAGCTATTACACGAATTTCTATCGACTTGTATGCTAAAAAATGCACTTTTGGAATCGaagttttttaaaacaaaaacttcTATTTACTTGATAACAATTTAACATGATTTTTTCTTGTGACGACAATGACGACGGCGCTTACCGTTTTAAGCTTTTGTTGATTTTGGTGGCACTAGGAGAACTTCCTGATCTTTGTACACTTGCAACTGGAGGACTATTAAGAATCATTTCACCTCCTTTGTTAACCTGATAATTTGATGAACTTCTCTTAGCAGAACAAACAATCTGAATTTGTTTtacttaagaaaaaaatgacGTAGTGAACTCTTTGAAAAGAGTTGGTTTATTGTTAATAAAACCTGATTGGCATAACTATTACTACATTTGAAAATCCCCTGCACAATCTGCCCAGTTCCTTCAGCAATTGCCTTGGCCAAAATGTTATTATAATCATCAATCTTCGGCGCATACTCCTTCCAATTAATCATGCTCTTATTATTCGGCGCATTACATGACGACGACGACGAAGAGAAGCAAGAATTGTCCTTCAAAAACGAATCCAGCAAGTTCAAACTGCTGCTATTCTGCTCCAAAAATGTCACTCCGTAGCTTAAAGGATCACCATCTTTCATTGGCAATGAAAACAGATAGTTCAATGAGTTAAGTTTCACTACAGGCTCATCTTTAGTTAGAGGCCATTGAAGATCGTCGCCAACTTTTACAATTGTTGCGAGGGAAACTTCGTCTTCCAAGATTCTTTCGAGTTTAAACTCTCCATTGGCAAGTTCTAGAGCTTCTCCTCCATCCATTAAATGAACTCTACATCCTTGTATCTGTAAAAGTACTTCTTGTTTGAGCTTTTGTGGTTCGGGATTTCTCAGAGGAGATTGAATGGAGTTAGAGGGCTTCATGGAGGCTTGAGATTTGGAGGGGCGAAAGCTGAAACACCCCATTATGGTTAAAACTGGAGAAGGAAGtccttttgtttttcttatgaTGGAATTTTGTGTTCCTTGTGGTTATATGATTGATGAAGGAATCTAAAAGACAAGTGAAATTTAAAGATTGGCTCTTGAAGAAGTTATTGTGTAATTGATTCTTTTGGTGTAACTTTATACTATTCTTCATGAAGCATTTTTGCACTAAAAGAAAGTGACTCTTTGGTGGAGAATAATGAGAGATTTAAAGGCTTTTTTATTGATGCCTTTAATCACATAAGGGTAAGACTTTGTGAGAAAATCTTATGAGATAGGAATAGAATTAGAATTTTAAGAAACAAATGTATTTTGGTCAAAATTGAAACTCTTGCTTTAAGGGAAGAGTTATGCCAATTTTAACTCAAAATTCAAAGTGTTGGTTTATTATGTAACAAAGGAATCAAAGCAAACATTTAAATTTGCTAGTAACAAGTTTTCGATTCAAATCTTCCTACATTCAATtgtattatataaaaaaatcaatcaaaaatcACTAACATGAACATGacaatttttataataattgcTTTTGGTTTTTTTTCCTCCTCACCCTTCAATTCAACTTCAAAagctaataaatttaaattattggACCTCATTTTATATTCATTTAATTTTAGgcttttagattttgaaaataaagcACAAAAACAACTATTCCAtctctaaaaattttattttgttgtctaCTTTTTATTGATGTCTTCAAAACGTGTGGTAAGTTTTGACAACTAAAAAGATTCATATTTAGCTAAAAATTTAACTCTTTTACTTATGAAATACCAATCCATGgtaaaaaaattgagaaaaataagattaattttcaaaaacaaaaaacgtaAAACCAAAAATCCAATTTGGTAATAActtgattttttgttttaaaaaattagatcTACTTCCTCTCGGTAAACAAAACTTGGTTTGACTTTTTAATGCATGAGTAGAAAGTACATACCTAAACAACAATTTTAGAGGAAGATGAGTGTTTATAGACTTAATTTGCAAATACTAAAATCCAAACAATAATGATTACCAAACAATACCCAAATAACTACCGAATAGTTACCGAGGAAGCCTTTAGTTACCCACCTCGGGAGGCTTGGACTCATAAAAAGCTTATGATAGGTAATTTGTTGGTTACAaacttaaaattgaaaaaaaaaaaaaaaagaagcaattTTCTTGACATTAAAAACACCCACAATTATAATCACTACACTGTCACTGCCAAGAGTTTACATCATTACAAATAAGAAACAAGATGGCAAATCACAAGGTTGATACTTCACAATCTCAAGTTTTACATGATTTAATGAAAGATTACAAGAATCACATGGGGaaagaaaaccaaaagaaaaaatatatcaCTGCCAATTACCCAAACAAACCCTGGctggtgaagaagaagaagaagaatcaaaTGGATGGAatggggaaaaaaaaaataaagaaaagaatgaaGAGAAAGTACCTAGAACTTCTATTTATGATCAATCAACAAATGGGAGTGGCAAGAGTAATCCCAAAGAATTTATAACTAAAATCAATCCCCACTCTTTCTTTCACCTATGCTCTATGGCCCCCCTTCCTTCCCCCATGATGGGGAAAGCACATAATAATCAATAATTAGTAGTTCTTGTGAACATACTCTATCCTCTTCCTAGCTATCGAATTTCTTAGGTTGACGCCATTGTGCCAAAGTTTTGGCTAAGGAGCCAAGGAATGAAACCTTTGGAGCCATTCCTTTCTTTCCATATAAATGCTTCCCTCCCAAGTCTGTATAAATCGGACCCATGTCCACTTTCGGTATACTTCTTTCGATCTGCAGACCATGAAAATAACTATTCATCTCATCCAGTAGTCATAACTGGTTGACTATACTTTTATTACAGATACAATTTTCTTGCCTAGGGAAAACCGAAGCAACGACCTCTAGACGTCAAGAAAATTTCTTGATGATATTATAAAGTCTAACACCAGTTCATTGAACAGAAAATATAATGATAGGTATACATACCTTGTGTATTTTCCCATCTTTCAAGTAGTATCGGATGCCCGACCAGTTGATTGATTGAGAAAAATGAGAACGTATTGCAGAGATAGTGTACAAAAAGTTGTCCACCAAGATTGCAATGAATACCTGGTGATAAAAACAAAATTCGCATATTTACTTGATGATCTAATCAAAAGATAAcattatataataatttaacCTACAATGCAGCTGCCTCTTCAAGCTAAATTAGAACGTCAAAATCTTAGACATTAACAGCGTGTTTGgtttagttttgaaaattagTTCATTTGGATAAATATACAAGTATTTGGCAATCACTCAAAGTAATTTATCTTAAACTCTTTTTGTCAAAAGAGTTCAAATAAAAATGATTGCTTTTTTCTCCATTCAATCCAAATAGACCCCTAAGACGTAAAGCCAAGAAACCAAGTTGTATTATGTCTACCAAGATTATCCTCCAAACAACAAGCTATAGCCACTTACCAATCCCCAGTTGTAGGAAGCAAGAGAGAGTTGAGGAGCCTCCGGTGATAGAATGTTGCATAAGTGAACTTCTACTCTTGTCAAGTTCCACATTGAGAAGAGTTCAATAATAGTGCAGGCAGCAAGACTGCACACCATTGTCATCCCTATGAAAGAACAAAAGAGAAGTTAGCTGTGACATGACAACTCAAAAATTGTACAAGTGGACCACATGAGCATTCAGGTAGAGGGGAAGAGTATTTGATGAGTATTATATTAACAACTGCCTTTTCGCAATAACTTAAGTGGCCATTTTATATAAACCATTAATACTACGTCAATAACCACCAATAATCAGTAATAATATAAACCATTCTCAGAAGGCTTGATACTTAAGGCCTCAAAACAGCCTTTCAACAGCAAtgaataaaattatttacattcCCCAAATTCACTTTGAAAGCCCTACTGTCAATTCATCATTGATGGCATTCAGCGTTGAgcaaagtaaaaatgaaatgCAACTCGCACAAGGATCTCAAGAAGCAGGTTTGGTGTGAAGTAATACTGACAGGCTAACTAAAACGGAAAGCAGTGTGCTCACCCACAGTGCTAAAACCAGTTTCCTCGAGTGAGTAACCTTTAGCGTAGAACCGTAGTGCAGCAGCAACGTGAATCATAGACATAAAGTATGGTGCCACAAACCCCCATGACAGATAGCAGTGAGAAGTAAATAGTGCCCGGTTCATTATCTTGTTAACATGAGACGTGTATGATTCTAAAACAAAAGTTTGTTTTCTCAAGTAATTCCAATACCTGTCATGTCAGTCAAAGAGGTCAAAAGCATGGAAGTAAATAAAAGAAGATTGCTAGACTGTATTTGTCTGTATAGATATCAGACCTTCCTAAGTTTAGATCACTAGCAAGAGGATGAGGGAAAATCGCAACAGGAGGTGACGTAATAAGCCTCTTGTGAGCACCTGAAAAGACAAAGCATGAATCAACGGAAAAGCAACCATCGGATACCTATAAAAATTATACTcgaattaattagttaaatgtAAAAACATGCTTCTAGTTATTTCAGTAAAAGCTGCAAATCCTGAATTACAAGATAAAGAGTACTCCTCCCCTCAACACATCCTTATAAGTATCAGTAGTCTGTATGTTACCCGCTATAGCTGCTAGAGTCATATCGTCCGAGTATCCACCATCTTGTAGACCAGAAACCACACCATAACGGTCATATCTAAAATCATCAGCATGCATCTGTCACAAGTCAAATGAAGTCATGATTACTTGTTTGCTTACACATACAGTGGTT
The sequence above is drawn from the Cucumis melo cultivar AY chromosome 2, USDA_Cmelo_AY_1.0, whole genome shotgun sequence genome and encodes:
- the LOC103492261 gene encoding uncharacterized protein LOC103492261, with product MDGGGGGGGGALLSSMDAFDSFLFSLSNSFSTPLALFIQIQGCIICLVLAFGWACAAYVRNREIKRIKGRVRAGNSFAFICNDISELEHSNQVNLPRVTVIMPLKGFGEHNLHNWRSQVTSLYGGPLEFLFVVESTEDPAYNAVLRLLSDYRDEVDARILVAGLATTCSQKIHNQLVGVEQMHKDSKYVLFLDDDVRLHPGTIGALTAEMEKNPDIFIQTGYPLDLPSGSLGSYCIYEYHMPCSMGFATGGKTFFLWGGCMMMHADDFRYDRYGVVSGLQDGGYSDDMTLAAIAGAHKRLITSPPVAIFPHPLASDLNLGRYWNYLRKQTFVLESYTSHVNKIMNRALFTSHCYLSWGFVAPYFMSMIHVAAALRFYAKGYSLEETGFSTVGMTMVCSLAACTIIELFSMWNLTRVEVHLCNILSPEAPQLSLASYNWGLVFIAILVDNFLYTISAIRSHFSQSINWSGIRYYLKDGKIHKIERSIPKVDMGPIYTDLGGKHLYGKKGMAPKVSFLGSLAKTLAQWRQPKKFDS
- the LOC103492259 gene encoding senescence/dehydration-associated protein At4g35985, chloroplastic-like; this encodes MGCFSFRPSKSQASMKPSNSIQSPLRNPEPQKLKQEVLLQIQGCRVHLMDGGEALELANGEFKLERILEDEVSLATIVKVGDDLQWPLTKDEPVVKLNSLNYLFSLPMKDGDPLSYGVTFLEQNSSSLNLLDSFLKDNSCFSSSSSSCNAPNNKSMINWKEYAPKIDDYNNILAKAIAEGTGQIVQGIFKCSNSYANQVNKGGEMILNSPPVASVQRSGSSPSATKINKSLKRVRKMSKMTEKLSKSMLDMVGVASGSMMGPVMKSQAGRAFFAMVPGQVLLASLDAVNKIMDAAEAAEKQALMATTQATTRMVSNKFGESAGEATGDVLATAGHCANTAWNVFKIRKAINPASSVSAGALNNAAKTRNF